The Mangrovimonas cancribranchiae nucleotide sequence TTCAAGTTTCACAGCATGTCCGCCACTTTCTTTCATGATTCTAATAGCAGAACGGAGGGCTTCTTTAGGGTCGCTTTGGTAGGTTCCAAAGGGTAAATCAACAACAACTAGAGACCGATCAATTGCTCGAATAACCGAAGAGGCGTGATAAATCATCTGATCTAAGGTAATGGGTAGCGTGGTTTCATGTCCAGCCATAACATTACTAGCCGAGTCACCAACTAAAATAACATCAATCCCAGCGCCGTCAACAATTTTGGCCATAGTATAATCGTAAGCTGTTAACATGGAGATTTTCTCGCCAGATTGTTTCATATCGATTAACGACTTTACAGTAACGCGTTTATATTCTTTTTTTGCTGTTGACATAGTTTTGTTTTTATTGGATTGTAAAATTAACAAAATGCAATGGTATAACTGTTAAACTTTTCTTTATTTGATAATTTTAAAAACAACTTTCTTCTATTTTAGTAACCCTAAAGTTTATTATTATGATTAAAATTTTACGATTTGTAGCTTGTTTGATAGTTACTACTGCCATTGGCCAAACCAATCCCGAAATGAAGGTTAAGCATACCATTGAAACTTTTTTTGAAGGATTTCATAAAGGTGATACTACTTTAATGAAATCGGTTTTAGCCGACAAAGTAGTATTGCAAACAGCGTTTAAAAACAAAGAAGGTAAAGATCAATTAGTCTCAGAGGATCTTTCAAAGTTAATTTCTGCAATAGGTAACCGCCCAGAAGACCAAAAATGGAACGAAAAACTACTAAGTTATAATATTCAAGTAGATGGTAATATGGCTAATGCCTGGACACCTTATGAATTTTGGTTTAATGGTAATTTTAGTCATTGTGGCGTAAACTCTTTCCAATTATTTAACGATAATGGAACTTGGAAAATAATTTATCTTATAGACACCAGAAGGCGAGAAGGTTGCCAAAATTAGCAATCGACTAAGTTAACTCCAACAGCTAAACCACCTTCGCTAGTTTCTTTGTATTTAGAATTCATGTCTTTGGCAGTTTCCCACATAGTATTAACAACTTTATCTAAAGGTACTTTTGCTTTTGTTGGGTCGCTATCTAATGCTAATTCTGCAGCATTGATAGCTTTTATAGCTCCCATAGAATTACGTTCAATACACGGGACTTGCACTAAACCTCCAATAGGATCACAAGTTAAGCCTAAGTGATGCTCCATGGCAATTTCAGCAGCCATTAAGACTTGTTCTGGTGTGCCGCCCAGTAATTCGCAAAGCGCTCCTGCAGCCATAGCCGATGATACGCCTATTTCGGCTTGACAACCACCCATTGCAGCACTAATAGTCGCCCCTTTTTTAAAGATACTACCAATTTCACCTGCGACTAATAAAAATTGTTTTATGTGTTTAAAATCGGCTTCATGATTTTCAATAACCATATAATACATAAGTACTGATGGAATTACACCAGCGCTCCCATTTGTAGGTGCAGTTACAACACGACCTAAAGAGGCGTTAACTTCGTTTACAGCTAAAGCAAAACAGCTTACCCATTTTAGAATTTGTCTAAACTTAACTTCAGTTTGTCTTATAACTTGTAACCATTCCTCTGGAGAATTGTACGGTAATTCTCCTTTTAGTTTTTGGTGCATGTCATAAGCTCGTCTTCTAACATTAAGTCCGCCAGGAAGTTCTCCTTCGGTATGACAACCAATATACATGCACTCTAACATGGTATTCCAAATGCGTTTTAGCTCGGCATCTATGGTTTCTGTATCTCTGATAGATTTTTCATTTTCAAGAACAACACCAGAAATGGGAAGGTTTAAATCCTTACAGTATTTTAATAACTCTACACCATTTTGAGTTGGATAAGGAAATGTACAGTAGAAAATAATTTTATTTGCTTTAGCATTTTTTCGTTCCTCTTTTACAACAAAACCGCCTCCAATAGAGTAGAAGGTAGATTTATAATTACGTCCATTTATGGTTGCTGTAAATGTTAAAGCATTGGCATGAAATGGTAAGAATTTTTTATTAAAACGAATATCGGTATCTATGCTAAATGGGAGTGTTTTTTCGTTATTAAATACAAGTGTATTTGTATTTTTTATATTAGATATGATTATATCAATATTCTCGGTTGGCATACGTTCTGGATCGGCACCATTTAAGCCTAACATAACCGCATAATCTGTGGCATGCCCTTTTCCTGTTAACGATAATGAACCGTAAAGATCTACTGAAATTTTTTCAACTTTATCAAAGCGTTTTTTATCTTTTAACTCTTTAATCCATCTTTCAGCAGCACGCCATGGTCCTAGAGTATGAGAACTTGAAGGTCCTACACCAATTTTAAGCATATCAAAAACTGAGATACATTCCATTTACGAAAACGTTGTATATTTTCGGCAAATATATGTAAGTTTCATTCCAAACTAATGAAATGTAGTCTAAAATTCAGCTTAGATACAAACGGAAATTTTTCATAGGAGTTAAACCCCAAATTAATAGCGTATTAAAAGGCTTCACCAATTCTAAAGTAAATACCCCAATCATCCTTTCCAACAGCAGCATCAAGCCCTATGTTAAAGTTTACAGTTTTAAATGCTTTGTAGCGATATCCTAAACCAATACCTGGATAAGCTTTCCAATTAAAATCATTATTATTAGAACCGTAAATGGTGGCTAAGCCTGCAAAACCTACGACACCCATTTTTTTATGAAAATTAAGGCGATATTCACCTTGAATTGCCATTAAACCTTCACCACGATATTTCCCTTCAGAGTAACCGCGAATATCTTTACCGCCTAAGGTTTGTTGCTGCTCGAAAGCAATATCACCAAGCCCAAATTTTCCAGCAAATCTAGCAGCTACAACATCGCGTTCATTTTTCATTGAAAAATATTTATTGTATTCACTTACTATTTTATTAGCTTGTACATCATTTCCAAACCATGTTGGGAAAGAAATAAATTTAAATTGAGCTTTTTCGCCTTTTGTAGGATAATAAACCGCATTTCTACCATCGTATAGTGCATTAATTTCTAACGCATTTGTTTGTGTTGTAGATTGTGGTAATACCTCATTTTCGTATTCTGTATCATAATGCGCAAATGTATAAGTAACTCCTGCATATAACTTGTTGATTATTTTACGTTGAACCCCTGCACTTATAATAGTTGTCAAGGTACCATAATCATAAAATCCAGGAGCTTCAATGCCTTCCATGTAAAATTGTGAATTATTATCACCGTGAACAGCAAATAATTTACCTCGCCAAGTATCTTCTTTAAAATAAAACTGATTAAAAAATGCTAAAAAATAAGAACTATTAGTGGTGTAAACAGCCGATAATCCTGTAAGCGATTTAGGCGAGGTGTTATCCTCTTTATTTAGTTTATACATCATCATAGGAATTGCCCCAAACATAAACTCTAAGTTACGATTGTAGCTTACAAATGGCATCACACTAAAATCTACTTTTTTAATTTTCTTTTGGGGTGTTGTTAGACTATCTGTTTGATTAGATTGCCCAAAACTTAGTCCTATAGAAAAGAGTATAAGAACAACAAATAATATATTTTTCATAAATAGTTGGTTGGTATAATTTTCTCTAAATTAAAACTAAATATTCAATTTTCTTAAGAAAATTCATGTGAAACGTATAGTTTATTTATATGTATGTGACAGCTTGTCAGTATAAAAATGTTGGCATAAAGATTGACAAATACTTGATGAGTATAAAATGAATAATAAATGTTCTTGGACTAGAAAGCAAGAACGAAACAAAAATACAGAAACAAAAAGTTATGAGTAAAATTATTGGAATTGATTTAGGTACAACCAACTCGTGCGTTTCAGTAATGGAAGGTAACGAACCCGTTGTAATCCCAAATGCAGAAGGTAAGCGTACTACACCATCTGTAATTGCTTTTGTTGAAGGTGGCGAAATTAAAGTCGGCGACCCAGCAAAACGTCAAGCAGTTACAAACCCACACAAAACAGTTTATTCTATTAAGCGTTTTATGGGGAACAAATATTCTGAGTCTCAAAGAGAAGCAGAACGCGTACCATATAAAGTGGTAAAAGGCGATAACGATACACCAAGAGTAGATATCGATGGTCGTTTATACACACCACAAGAACTTTCAGCTATGATTCTTCAAAAAATGAAGAAAACTGCCGAAGATTATTTAGGTCAAGATGTAACAGGAGCTGTAATTACCGTTCCAGCATACTTTAACGATTCACAACGTCAAGCAACTAAAGAAGCAGGTGAAATTGCAGGTTTAAAAGTAGAACGTATTATTAACGAGCCTACTGCTGCAGCTTTAGCTTATGGTTTAGATAAAAAAGATTCAGACCAAAAAATTGTAGTATTCGATTTTGGTGGAGGTACACACGACGTGTCTATCCTAGAATTAGGAGATGGCGTTTTTGAAGTATTATCTACCGATGGAGATACACACTTAGGTGGTGATGATGTAGATGAAAAAATCATCAATTGGTTAGCCGAAGAGTTCAAATCTGAAGAAGATATGGACTTACGTAAAGATGCTATGGCATTACAACGTTTAAAAGAAGCTGCCGAAAAAGCAAAGATTGAATTATCATCTTCTGCACAAACAGAAATTAACTTACCGTACATCACAGCAACTGCTAGTGGACCAAAGCACTTGGTACGTACTTTAACACGTTCTAAATTCGAGCAATTAATTGCCGATTTAGTAAAACGTACTATCGAGCCTTGTGAATCTGCACTTAAAGCAGCTGGATTATCAACTAGCGATATCGACGAGATTATCTTAGTAGGTGGTTCTACACGTATTCCTGCTGTACAGGAAGCTGTAGAAAAATTCTTCAATAAAAAACCAAGTAAAGGGGTTAACCCAGACGAGGTTGTTGCTATTGGAGCAGGAATTCAAGGTGGTGTATTAACAGGCGATGTTAAAGATGTATTATTATTAGATGTAACACCATTATCACTTGGTATTGAAACAATGGGTAATGTTATGACTAAGCTTATTGAGGCTAACACGACGATTCCTACTAAAAAATCGCAAGTGTTCTCAACAGCTGCAGATAATCAGCCTTCAGTAGAAATTCACGTATTGCAAGGTGAGCGTCCTATGGCAGCCGATAACAAAACCATTGGTCGTTTCCATTTAGATGGTATTCCACCAGCAAAACGCGGAACACCTCAAATTGAAGTAACCTTCGATATTGATGCCAACGGTATTATTAAAGTATCTGCCGAAGATAAAGCCACAGGTAAAAAACAAGATATCAGAATTGAAGCATCTTCTGGATTAACTGAAGAAGAAATCGAAAAGATGAAACAAGAAGCAGAAGCTAATGCCGAAGCAGATGCAAAAGCAAAAGAAACTGCCGATAAGTTGAATCAAGCTGATGCTATGATTTTCCAAACAGAAAGTCAGCTAAAAGAATTTGGTGATAAATTATCTGATGATAAAAAGAAACCAATCGAAGACGCTTTAGAAGAGCTAAAAAAGGCTTACGAAACTAAAGATATTGCGGTTATAGAACCAGCTTTGGAAAAAATAAACGAAGCTTGGAAAGTAGCTTCTGAAGAGATGTACAAAGCACAACAAGAAGCACAAGCTAACGGCGCTGGAGCGCAACCAGAAGGAAATACTGGTAGCAACAATAACGACGAAGGTAGCGATGTAGAAGACGTTGACTTTGAAGAAGTGAAATAAAAGTTGAATTGCTATACTGAACTTGTTTCAGTATCTCAATAAAAAAAGCGCAACCAATTTTGGTTGCGCTTTTTTATCTCTAATAAATCAAATTTATTAGTATTGTTTTTGCTATTGCATAACGTTTGTTATTATGAGCAATGGATGAGCCTTACTTGTTTGAGGTTCCTCTGTATTTATTGCAAATTTTATTTGCCATTCACAATATGAAATATTTATAATGATAAAAATGAAAAAGAAAATAAGTTACTCCATATTAGAATTAGCAACGGTATCTGAGAATACGAGTATTCAGGAAACTTTTGCAAAAAGTTTAAACTTAGCACAGCATGCCGAAAAATTAGGTTATAATCGATTTTGGCTAGCCGAACACCATAATATGAAAAGTATAGCAAGTGCCGCAACAACAGTTTTAATGGGGTATATAGCAGGAGGTACCAAAACAATTAGAGTGGGATCGGGAGGTATTATGTTACCAAACCATTCACCATTAATTGTTGCAGAACAGTTTGGTACTTTAGGCAATTTATATCCTAATCGAATTGATTTAGGCTTAGGTCGTGCGCCAGGTACCGATCAAGAAACAGCACATGAAATTCGTTCGGACAGAATGAAAGCCGTTTATCAATTTCCAGATGAGGTAGTTAAAATTCAACAGTATTTTTCATCCGAAAATAATAATAAAGTACGTAGTTATCTTTCGGAAGGTGTAAACGTCCCCATTTATATTTTAGGTTCAAGTACAGATAGTGCTTATGTTGCAGCCGAAAAAGGTTTACCATATGTATTTGCTAGTCATTTTGCACCTGCACAATTACAACAAGCTTTGGCAATTTATCATCAAAATTTTAAGCCATCAAAATATTTAGATAAACCTTACACAATAGCTGGAATAGGAGTTATTGCAGCCGATAGAAATGATGAAGCAAATCAATTAGCAACATCAATGTACAAAATGATTTTAGGAGTTTTAACAGGGAATATCGACTACATAAAACCTCCAGTACCAATCACGTCCGAATTGCAAGGTATTATCAATCATCCAAAAGTACAACAAATGACACAATGTAGTTTTATTGGCGATAAGGCGACGATAAAACAAGATGTTATTAAATTTATAGAGGACACACAAGTTGATGAGTTAATTGCTGTTTCTCATATTTACGGTGAACCTGAACGTTTAAAATCTTTTGAGATTTTTGCTGAGATTATGAATGAGATATAGATTTAAGGAACCTAAAATAATAATTTTTATAAGCCTTATATCTATAAATTTTATTTTGGTTCTTTCTTAGATTATCTATCAGAAATAAAATAAATCTCCTATTTTTATCCAATGCAGTTTTCAACAAAAATAACACCTACTTATTCACCAAAACGTTTGGCAGTTAAACTTAACGCTAAAGGAGAGCAATCTGTCGTAAAAGGACATCCATGGGTGTTTTCTAATAGTATTGTTAAGGTGAACGATAATGCCATAACAGGAGATTTGGCGATTATTTTCAGTAAAAATAAGAACAAACTTATTGGTTTAGGATTGTATGATATTAAATCACC carries:
- a CDS encoding nuclear transport factor 2 family protein, with translation MIKILRFVACLIVTTAIGQTNPEMKVKHTIETFFEGFHKGDTTLMKSVLADKVVLQTAFKNKEGKDQLVSEDLSKLISAIGNRPEDQKWNEKLLSYNIQVDGNMANAWTPYEFWFNGNFSHCGVNSFQLFNDNGTWKIIYLIDTRRREGCQN
- a CDS encoding L-serine ammonia-lyase yields the protein MECISVFDMLKIGVGPSSSHTLGPWRAAERWIKELKDKKRFDKVEKISVDLYGSLSLTGKGHATDYAVMLGLNGADPERMPTENIDIIISNIKNTNTLVFNNEKTLPFSIDTDIRFNKKFLPFHANALTFTATINGRNYKSTFYSIGGGFVVKEERKNAKANKIIFYCTFPYPTQNGVELLKYCKDLNLPISGVVLENEKSIRDTETIDAELKRIWNTMLECMYIGCHTEGELPGGLNVRRRAYDMHQKLKGELPYNSPEEWLQVIRQTEVKFRQILKWVSCFALAVNEVNASLGRVVTAPTNGSAGVIPSVLMYYMVIENHEADFKHIKQFLLVAGEIGSIFKKGATISAAMGGCQAEIGVSSAMAAGALCELLGGTPEQVLMAAEIAMEHHLGLTCDPIGGLVQVPCIERNSMGAIKAINAAELALDSDPTKAKVPLDKVVNTMWETAKDMNSKYKETSEGGLAVGVNLVDC
- a CDS encoding BamA/TamA family outer membrane protein, which encodes MKNILFVVLILFSIGLSFGQSNQTDSLTTPQKKIKKVDFSVMPFVSYNRNLEFMFGAIPMMMYKLNKEDNTSPKSLTGLSAVYTTNSSYFLAFFNQFYFKEDTWRGKLFAVHGDNNSQFYMEGIEAPGFYDYGTLTTIISAGVQRKIINKLYAGVTYTFAHYDTEYENEVLPQSTTQTNALEINALYDGRNAVYYPTKGEKAQFKFISFPTWFGNDVQANKIVSEYNKYFSMKNERDVVAARFAGKFGLGDIAFEQQQTLGGKDIRGYSEGKYRGEGLMAIQGEYRLNFHKKMGVVGFAGLATIYGSNNNDFNWKAYPGIGLGYRYKAFKTVNFNIGLDAAVGKDDWGIYFRIGEAF
- the dnaK gene encoding molecular chaperone DnaK, with protein sequence MSKIIGIDLGTTNSCVSVMEGNEPVVIPNAEGKRTTPSVIAFVEGGEIKVGDPAKRQAVTNPHKTVYSIKRFMGNKYSESQREAERVPYKVVKGDNDTPRVDIDGRLYTPQELSAMILQKMKKTAEDYLGQDVTGAVITVPAYFNDSQRQATKEAGEIAGLKVERIINEPTAAALAYGLDKKDSDQKIVVFDFGGGTHDVSILELGDGVFEVLSTDGDTHLGGDDVDEKIINWLAEEFKSEEDMDLRKDAMALQRLKEAAEKAKIELSSSAQTEINLPYITATASGPKHLVRTLTRSKFEQLIADLVKRTIEPCESALKAAGLSTSDIDEIILVGGSTRIPAVQEAVEKFFNKKPSKGVNPDEVVAIGAGIQGGVLTGDVKDVLLLDVTPLSLGIETMGNVMTKLIEANTTIPTKKSQVFSTAADNQPSVEIHVLQGERPMAADNKTIGRFHLDGIPPAKRGTPQIEVTFDIDANGIIKVSAEDKATGKKQDIRIEASSGLTEEEIEKMKQEAEANAEADAKAKETADKLNQADAMIFQTESQLKEFGDKLSDDKKKPIEDALEELKKAYETKDIAVIEPALEKINEAWKVASEEMYKAQQEAQANGAGAQPEGNTGSNNNDEGSDVEDVDFEEVK
- a CDS encoding LLM class flavin-dependent oxidoreductase; the protein is MKKKISYSILELATVSENTSIQETFAKSLNLAQHAEKLGYNRFWLAEHHNMKSIASAATTVLMGYIAGGTKTIRVGSGGIMLPNHSPLIVAEQFGTLGNLYPNRIDLGLGRAPGTDQETAHEIRSDRMKAVYQFPDEVVKIQQYFSSENNNKVRSYLSEGVNVPIYILGSSTDSAYVAAEKGLPYVFASHFAPAQLQQALAIYHQNFKPSKYLDKPYTIAGIGVIAADRNDEANQLATSMYKMILGVLTGNIDYIKPPVPITSELQGIINHPKVQQMTQCSFIGDKATIKQDVIKFIEDTQVDELIAVSHIYGEPERLKSFEIFAEIMNEI